Proteins encoded in a region of the Pseudomonas putida genome:
- the codB gene encoding cytosine permease encodes MSSPSEFPLSEAPQSARKGLLPIAMVLFSFTFFTGTMFAGGKLGMAFGFVDMLWVATLGNSLLALYAAALAFIASRSGLNTVLMGRFCFGEAGSRLSDFLLGFAELGWYAWGTATVAIVLVKLLGLAEGFSVPLMVLFGLGFSVTAIIGFKGLDVLSRVSVPLMFVLLLVSMYIATRDAGGFAGLAAVIPHETMTFSAAVTMVFGTFASGATQATNWTRLSRSGRVAVIASVVAFLLGNGLMVVAGAWCAMVYQQADIVEVMMLQGLSFAAVVMLCLNLWTIQGPTIYNVSAAACHLLRSERRRTATLMAAGVGIVLAIGGMYEMLIPFLVLLGSIIPPVGGVIMADFWYRHRGKYPALSTVSLPRYNLTGLFAYAVGAVLAYASPWVAPLVGIGASALCYIVIHELGARRRAPGQAGVEP; translated from the coding sequence ATGAGCTCACCCAGTGAATTCCCCCTAAGCGAAGCCCCGCAGTCCGCCCGCAAGGGCCTGCTACCGATCGCGATGGTCCTGTTCAGCTTCACCTTTTTTACCGGCACGATGTTCGCTGGCGGCAAGCTGGGCATGGCCTTCGGCTTTGTCGACATGTTGTGGGTGGCAACCCTTGGCAACAGCCTGTTGGCCTTGTATGCCGCAGCGCTGGCGTTCATCGCCTCGCGCAGCGGGCTTAACACGGTGTTGATGGGGCGCTTCTGTTTCGGTGAGGCGGGCAGCCGGCTTTCGGATTTTCTGTTGGGTTTCGCTGAACTGGGCTGGTATGCCTGGGGCACGGCCACGGTAGCCATCGTGCTGGTCAAGCTGCTGGGGTTGGCAGAGGGCTTCAGCGTACCGCTGATGGTGCTGTTCGGACTGGGCTTCAGTGTCACTGCCATCATCGGCTTCAAGGGGCTGGACGTGCTGTCGCGGGTGTCAGTGCCATTGATGTTCGTGCTGCTGTTGGTGTCCATGTACATCGCCACCCGCGATGCCGGTGGCTTTGCCGGCCTGGCCGCCGTGATACCACACGAAACCATGACCTTTTCAGCGGCGGTGACCATGGTCTTCGGCACCTTCGCCAGCGGTGCCACCCAGGCCACCAACTGGACGCGGCTGTCACGCAGCGGCCGGGTAGCGGTGATCGCCAGCGTGGTGGCATTCCTGCTTGGCAACGGCCTGATGGTGGTGGCCGGTGCCTGGTGCGCGATGGTTTACCAGCAGGCCGATATCGTCGAGGTAATGATGCTGCAGGGCCTGTCGTTCGCGGCGGTGGTGATGCTGTGCTTGAACCTGTGGACCATCCAGGGGCCGACTATCTATAACGTGTCGGCCGCCGCCTGCCACCTGCTACGCAGTGAGCGTCGGCGCACGGCAACACTGATGGCAGCCGGGGTTGGCATCGTGCTGGCGATTGGCGGCATGTATGAAATGCTGATCCCGTTCCTGGTACTGCTGGGCTCGATCATTCCGCCGGTGGGCGGGGTCATCATGGCCGACTTCTGGTATCGCCACCGTGGCAAGTACCCGGCACTGAGCACGGTAAGCCTGCCACGCTACAACCTGACAGGCCTGTTTGCCTATGCCGTAGGTGCGGTACTGGCCTACGCCTCGCCATGGGTCGCTCCGCTGGTGGGTATCGGCGCCTCGGCGCTGTGCTATATCGTCATCCATGAGCTGGGTGCACGCCGCCGTGCGCCTGGCCAGGCGGGCGTCGAGCCGTGA
- a CDS encoding class II aldolase/adducin family protein, with amino-acid sequence MSQVAPRHSITNLPHQNHRLQLSAPPTFSDLSAERLHRKQRLAASYRLFAELGFEVGLAGHFTARDPIETDHYWINPLGVPFTQIRTSDLLRVDGQGQVVEGNGLLNTSALELHYQLQQARPEVIGIAHLHSFHGRVWSSLGQLFQPITAEASAFRGEQVLFDRNALRDAGGGLLQDRDLVARAFVETFAGHNLLVWQNHGLWVTGQSVESAAWRFILADDTARAHLLAYAAGQPRVPEQLEGASNPAQRELFAWLNFVPLWDRIVQQQPDLLD; translated from the coding sequence ATGTCCCAAGTAGCCCCACGCCACAGCATCACCAACCTGCCACACCAGAACCATCGCTTGCAGCTAAGTGCCCCGCCTACCTTCAGCGACCTGTCTGCCGAACGCCTGCACCGCAAGCAACGCCTGGCCGCCTCGTACAGGTTGTTTGCCGAGCTGGGCTTCGAAGTGGGCCTGGCGGGCCATTTCACCGCCCGCGACCCGATCGAGACTGACCACTACTGGATCAACCCGCTGGGCGTGCCATTTACGCAAATCCGTACCTCAGACTTGCTACGCGTGGATGGCCAAGGCCAGGTCGTCGAAGGCAACGGCCTGCTCAACACCAGCGCGCTCGAGCTGCATTACCAATTGCAGCAGGCACGCCCCGAAGTGATCGGTATCGCCCACCTGCACAGCTTTCATGGCCGGGTCTGGTCATCGCTGGGCCAGCTGTTCCAGCCGATCACGGCCGAAGCCTCGGCCTTCCGTGGCGAGCAGGTGTTGTTCGACCGCAACGCCCTGCGTGATGCCGGCGGTGGCCTGCTGCAAGACCGCGACCTGGTTGCCCGGGCCTTCGTCGAAACCTTCGCCGGGCATAACCTGCTGGTCTGGCAGAACCATGGGCTGTGGGTCACCGGCCAGTCGGTCGAAAGCGCAGCCTGGCGTTTCATCCTCGCCGACGACACCGCTCGCGCGCACTTGCTCGCTTATGCTGCCGGGCAGCCGCGCGTACCGGAACAGCTCGAAGGGGCCAGCAACCCGGCCCAACGCGAACTGTTCGCCTGGTTGAACTTTGTGCCGCTGTGGGACCGTATCGTCCAGCAGCAGCCCGACCTCCTGGACTGA
- a CDS encoding ABC transporter substrate-binding protein — MAYSISRRTLLQRSAAAALAVGLGPQLANASEALRVWRYKGQAASFLADAGQAATPYPLQWVDVPGGAMVLEAFAGNSLDYAFMSPVLPLFASAAGNPLVLIASYQGEQNRSSVIVKRGRGIDTLADLKGKRVSFVRATDTHYLLLNLLRDQQLTLADIQARPMPARDALVAFQNGHLDALVAGGIGALQAQVSMNGVVLAEANRYPCSNYLIATSAQVLQQPGKQAAIRDFLQREKATWAWVEQHPQAWAERSERLTGIPRALYLQQYEQRRLPSRLLPVSEDAIAAQQRIADLFHDSGLLRQPLQVRRFWDDRFNLLLSG; from the coding sequence ATGGCTTACTCCATCAGCCGCCGCACCTTGCTGCAACGCAGCGCCGCTGCAGCCCTGGCCGTGGGGCTCGGCCCACAGCTGGCCAACGCCAGCGAGGCCCTGCGGGTGTGGCGCTACAAAGGCCAGGCGGCGAGCTTCCTCGCCGATGCCGGGCAAGCCGCTACACCTTATCCACTGCAGTGGGTGGATGTGCCTGGTGGGGCCATGGTACTGGAGGCCTTCGCCGGCAACAGCCTGGACTACGCCTTCATGAGCCCGGTATTGCCACTGTTTGCAAGCGCTGCCGGTAACCCGCTGGTATTGATTGCCAGCTATCAAGGCGAGCAGAACCGTAGCAGCGTGATCGTCAAGCGTGGCAGGGGGATCGATACCCTGGCCGACCTCAAGGGCAAGCGGGTGAGTTTTGTACGTGCCACCGACACCCATTACCTGCTGCTGAACCTTTTGCGCGATCAGCAACTGACCCTCGCTGACATCCAGGCCCGGCCAATGCCAGCCCGCGATGCCCTGGTGGCATTCCAGAACGGCCATCTCGACGCCCTCGTCGCCGGCGGCATCGGCGCACTGCAGGCCCAGGTCAGCATGAACGGCGTGGTGCTGGCCGAGGCCAACCGCTACCCGTGCAGCAACTACCTGATCGCTACCAGCGCCCAGGTGCTGCAGCAGCCGGGCAAGCAAGCGGCCATTCGCGATTTTCTGCAACGCGAAAAAGCCACGTGGGCCTGGGTCGAGCAGCACCCTCAGGCCTGGGCGGAACGTAGCGAGCGCCTGACCGGTATCCCCCGCGCACTCTACTTGCAGCAATACGAGCAACGCCGCTTGCCTAGCCGCCTGCTGCCGGTCAGCGAAGACGCGATCGCGGCCCAGCAGCGTATCGCCGACCTGTTCCATGACAGCGGCCTGCTGCGCCAGCCACTGCAGGTACGTCGCTTTTGGGACGATCGCTTCAACCTTCTGCTCAGCGGCTAG
- a CDS encoding TonB-dependent receptor plug domain-containing protein translates to MKSVFTPLTLAPTLLAGYLLTPLAMAAEADAALDTVIVTGSRGSDVRTVTSSPAPIDVIDSKQLEQTGESSLRGALQKTLPSFSQRPSGTSNDSVARPYSLRGLNGSNVLVLVNGKRRHNSAVINLDSTAAYGTNPVDLDMIPISAIDHVEILRDGASAQYGSDAIAGVINIILKQRDNGGSVSTQYGQYYKGDGDNLRQTLNQGLALGDNGGFFNYALDAKSVQTATRSREATGNLYFAGDPRNDSADRHVQKNGLPKIKAINLSYNAELPVNDALTLYSFSTFSKRDARGGQNYRRPNSTNIIPEIYPDGTAPFYTLEETDYQAAAGGRGELGEWHWDLSSTFGRDKGQAGADETLNASLGPTSPTRFDTYTNYFDQWTNNLDLTRAFEVGLAKPLQVSWGLEHRHERYKTESDDPLSYINGGYIYPSGPLAGQPGAVGAQGAITLTPEDEGQLSRNSYASYLDLGLNPTDKLWLGVAARFEKYDDSSGNTRSGKLSARYDFTSTFAVRGTLSNGFRAPSLSQSVYAQTSNQYTLVNGVAQFVEAKTVRVDSPLAQALGAEDLSPEKSRNISIGFTWQPLPQASLTLDAYQIEIRDRIALTGFLYGNGVDQVLLDNGYRPGYRVKYFTNAADTTTRGVDLVADYRVDYGRYGRAKYGVGFNYNKTEIDDIKETPASLRAAGNNLELFDRVAQGYLTVANPKTKLILSANWQIERFTINAALTRYDKVIARDANPDYDVTYGAKWLTDLEVAYALTDNFDIAVGANNLFDVRADNNGYPAGDINGFPKFGSISPFDPYGGFWYTRIAYNF, encoded by the coding sequence ATGAAGTCTGTGTTTACCCCTTTAACGCTGGCCCCCACCTTGCTCGCCGGCTACCTGCTCACCCCGCTGGCCATGGCGGCCGAGGCTGACGCTGCACTCGACACGGTGATCGTCACCGGCTCGCGGGGCAGCGATGTGCGTACCGTCACCAGCAGCCCGGCACCGATCGACGTGATCGACAGCAAGCAGTTGGAACAGACTGGCGAATCCAGCCTGCGCGGTGCGCTGCAGAAAACCTTGCCATCGTTCTCCCAACGCCCTTCCGGTACGTCCAATGACAGCGTCGCCCGCCCCTACAGCCTGCGCGGTCTGAACGGTTCCAACGTGCTGGTGCTGGTCAACGGCAAGCGCCGCCACAACAGTGCCGTGATCAACCTCGACTCCACCGCCGCCTACGGCACCAACCCCGTCGACCTCGACATGATCCCCATCAGCGCCATCGACCACGTCGAGATATTGCGTGATGGTGCCTCGGCGCAGTATGGCTCCGATGCCATCGCCGGGGTGATCAACATCATCCTCAAGCAGCGCGACAACGGTGGTTCGGTCAGCACCCAGTACGGCCAGTACTACAAGGGCGATGGCGATAACCTGCGGCAAACCCTCAACCAGGGCCTGGCCCTGGGCGACAACGGCGGCTTCTTCAACTACGCCCTGGACGCCAAGTCGGTACAGACTGCCACCCGCTCGCGCGAGGCCACCGGCAACCTGTACTTCGCCGGCGACCCACGCAACGACAGCGCCGACCGCCATGTGCAGAAGAATGGCCTGCCAAAGATCAAGGCCATCAACCTGTCCTACAACGCCGAGCTGCCCGTCAATGACGCCCTGACTCTTTACTCGTTCTCCACGTTCAGCAAACGCGATGCCCGTGGCGGGCAAAACTACCGCCGCCCGAACTCGACCAACATCATCCCCGAGATCTACCCGGACGGTACTGCGCCCTTCTATACCCTGGAAGAAACCGACTACCAGGCTGCCGCCGGCGGCCGTGGCGAGCTGGGCGAATGGCACTGGGACCTGAGCTCTACCTTTGGCCGTGACAAGGGCCAGGCCGGTGCCGACGAAACCCTTAACGCCTCGCTCGGCCCGACCAGCCCGACGCGCTTCGACACTTACACCAACTACTTCGACCAGTGGACCAACAACCTCGACCTGACTCGCGCCTTCGAGGTTGGCCTGGCCAAGCCGCTGCAGGTGTCGTGGGGCCTGGAGCATCGTCATGAGCGCTACAAGACCGAGTCCGATGACCCGCTTTCGTACATCAATGGCGGTTACATCTACCCCAGTGGCCCACTGGCTGGCCAGCCGGGTGCAGTCGGCGCCCAGGGCGCAATCACCCTGACCCCCGAAGACGAAGGCCAGCTCAGCCGCAACAGCTACGCCAGCTACCTCGACCTGGGCCTGAACCCCACCGACAAACTGTGGCTGGGGGTGGCCGCGCGTTTCGAGAAGTACGACGACAGCAGCGGCAACACACGCAGCGGCAAGCTTTCCGCACGCTACGACTTCACCTCCACCTTCGCCGTGCGCGGCACCCTCAGCAACGGCTTTCGCGCACCATCGCTGTCCCAGTCGGTCTACGCCCAGACGTCCAACCAGTACACCCTCGTCAATGGCGTGGCGCAGTTCGTCGAGGCCAAGACCGTGCGTGTCGATTCGCCACTGGCCCAGGCACTGGGGGCTGAAGACCTTAGCCCGGAGAAATCGCGCAACATCAGCATCGGCTTTACCTGGCAGCCTCTGCCCCAGGCCAGCCTGACCCTGGATGCCTACCAGATCGAAATCCGCGATCGCATTGCCCTCACCGGCTTCCTCTATGGCAACGGCGTCGACCAGGTACTGCTCGACAACGGCTACAGGCCCGGATACCGGGTCAAGTACTTCACCAACGCCGCCGACACCACCACCCGCGGGGTCGACCTGGTGGCCGACTACCGCGTCGACTACGGCCGCTATGGCCGGGCCAAGTACGGCGTGGGTTTCAACTACAACAAGACCGAGATCGACGACATCAAGGAGACGCCGGCATCGTTGCGGGCTGCGGGCAATAACCTGGAACTGTTCGACCGCGTGGCACAGGGCTACCTGACCGTTGCCAACCCCAAGACCAAATTGATCCTCAGCGCCAACTGGCAGATCGAACGTTTCACCATCAATGCTGCACTGACCCGCTACGACAAGGTCATCGCCCGTGACGCCAATCCTGACTATGACGTGACCTACGGCGCGAAATGGCTCACTGACCTGGAAGTGGCCTATGCCCTGACCGACAACTTCGACATCGCCGTAGGTGCCAACAACCTGTTCGACGTACGCGCCGACAACAACGGCTACCCCGCGGGCGACATCAACGGCTTCCCGAAATTTGGCTCGATCTCGCCGTTCGACCCTTACGGCGGCTTCTGGTACACGCGCATCGCCTACAACTTCTGA
- a CDS encoding LLM class flavin-dependent oxidoreductase, with protein MSQGQFVLGAFIPGTLSGSAWRLPEAPLDTFRQLEHYQYIARKLEAGRFHSLFFNDTLDVKLDLALQRGPNSVRWDPLILAPALAASTRHIGLIATASSTYNEPYNIARKFAALDHLSGGRAGWNLVTSLGGGENFNRQEHVEHDDRYARAEEFYDVVSGLWDSWADDAFVQDKASGTWLDIDKLHVLNHQGEHFQVRGPLNVARSPQGHPVVAQAGASAAGKRLAARVGELIFTAQHTLEQGKAFYRETKQAAAGLGRGGHELKVLPGVAPVVGKTLAHAQAKYDRQQQLLEPKAFLSSISRFASLGYDLSELPFDEVVPLPPEHFTTNTHQSRQKLVYDLIRRERPTVRQLFNQLTSGGHRILIGTPQSIADDLQAWFEAGAADGFNIMFSGLHSAIDDFVDGVVPELQRRGLFQREYAGSTLRENLGLPYRANRFF; from the coding sequence ATGAGCCAAGGCCAGTTTGTTCTCGGCGCCTTTATCCCCGGTACCCTCAGCGGCAGCGCCTGGCGTCTGCCCGAAGCACCGCTGGACACGTTCAGGCAGCTCGAGCATTACCAGTACATCGCCCGCAAGCTGGAGGCCGGGCGCTTCCACTCGCTGTTCTTCAACGACACCCTCGATGTCAAACTCGACCTGGCCTTGCAGCGCGGCCCCAACAGCGTGCGCTGGGACCCGCTGATCCTTGCCCCGGCGCTGGCGGCCAGCACCCGGCATATCGGCCTGATCGCCACCGCCAGCAGCACCTACAACGAGCCCTACAACATCGCCCGCAAGTTTGCCGCGCTCGACCACCTCAGCGGTGGCCGCGCTGGCTGGAACCTGGTGACCTCGCTGGGTGGCGGCGAAAACTTCAACCGCCAGGAGCATGTCGAGCACGATGACCGCTACGCCCGCGCCGAAGAGTTCTACGATGTGGTCAGCGGCCTGTGGGACAGCTGGGCCGACGATGCCTTCGTTCAGGACAAGGCCAGCGGTACCTGGCTGGACATCGACAAGCTGCACGTGCTCAACCACCAGGGCGAGCACTTTCAGGTGCGCGGGCCCTTGAACGTCGCGCGTTCGCCGCAAGGCCATCCCGTGGTGGCCCAGGCGGGCGCCTCCGCAGCCGGCAAACGGCTGGCGGCGCGGGTGGGCGAACTGATCTTCACCGCCCAGCACACCCTGGAACAGGGCAAGGCGTTTTATCGCGAAACCAAGCAGGCCGCTGCCGGCTTGGGCCGTGGGGGCCACGAACTCAAGGTACTCCCCGGCGTCGCGCCGGTGGTGGGCAAGACCCTCGCCCACGCCCAGGCCAAGTACGACCGCCAGCAGCAGTTGCTGGAGCCCAAGGCTTTTCTCAGCTCCATTTCGCGTTTCGCCAGCCTTGGCTACGACCTGTCGGAACTGCCATTCGATGAGGTGGTGCCCCTGCCGCCGGAGCACTTCACCACCAACACCCACCAAAGCCGGCAAAAGCTGGTGTACGACCTGATCCGCCGCGAGCGGCCGACGGTGCGGCAGCTGTTCAACCAACTCACCTCCGGTGGCCACCGCATCCTGATAGGCACCCCGCAGAGCATTGCCGACGATCTGCAGGCGTGGTTCGAGGCCGGCGCCGCCGACGGTTTCAACATCATGTTCAGCGGCCTGCACTCGGCCATCGACGACTTTGTCGACGGCGTGGTGCCTGAGCTGCAACGGCGCGGGCTGTTCCAGCGCGAATACGCCGGCAGCACGCTGCGGGAAAACCTCGGCCTGCCTTACCGCGCCAACCGCTTTTTCTAA
- a CDS encoding ABC transporter substrate-binding protein → MFRPLASLSLAIALALAGCDDKPAQPASSAEAATPQQGGVLRVAFDGDPNCIDPQQAGNNTALNVGRQLVDSLTDQDPQSAAIVPWLAERWEVSDDSRQFTFHLREGATFADGSPLDAAAVKANFEAIIALGAQAQLASTYLAGLDTIEVLGPLSVRIGFHQPNAQFLQASSTMSLGLLAPATLKRSAEERCQGALVGSGPFNVKRFEHNRLVRIEARHDYAWPSSLAGHQGRAWLDAIEFHILPESGVRLGSLLSAQIDVNTSVPVQDEAVLQAQGVPSIARSNPGIVFNLTPNESHPPLDDANVRRALNKAIDRSQLQSVISRYQKPASSVLASSTPYYQDLSASLAFDPEGAAKLLDAAGWAKGADGWRQRDGQRLSFALDYWQATTPVLELVQQQLRQAGVELRLNKSTIGQVSLLQTSQNYQLWFFNLTRADPDVLRTVFLAAGRNVNVRGALPLDQALLDSAASLDAHKRGELIAQASQALLEQGHVIPLVEAATVTAFRHAVRGLHYEASTRLQFYDTWLAQPEATKP, encoded by the coding sequence ATGTTCCGACCTTTGGCTTCATTGAGCCTGGCCATTGCCCTGGCCCTGGCCGGTTGCGACGACAAACCGGCGCAACCGGCCAGCAGCGCTGAGGCAGCCACCCCGCAGCAAGGCGGCGTGCTACGGGTAGCCTTTGACGGCGACCCCAACTGCATCGACCCGCAGCAGGCGGGCAACAACACTGCCCTCAACGTCGGCCGGCAACTGGTCGACTCGCTTACCGATCAAGACCCGCAAAGTGCTGCAATCGTGCCGTGGCTGGCCGAGCGCTGGGAGGTCAGTGACGACTCGCGCCAGTTCACTTTCCACCTGCGCGAAGGCGCCACCTTCGCAGACGGCAGCCCGCTGGATGCGGCGGCGGTGAAGGCCAATTTCGAGGCTATCATCGCCTTGGGTGCCCAGGCGCAGCTGGCCAGTACCTACCTGGCCGGCCTGGATACCATTGAAGTGCTCGGGCCGCTTAGCGTGCGCATTGGTTTCCACCAACCCAACGCACAATTCCTCCAGGCCAGCTCTACCATGAGCCTGGGGTTGCTAGCCCCGGCCACCCTCAAGCGCTCCGCCGAGGAACGCTGCCAAGGTGCGCTGGTAGGCAGCGGGCCGTTCAATGTCAAGCGCTTCGAACATAACCGCCTGGTGCGTATCGAGGCCCGCCACGACTATGCCTGGCCATCGTCGTTGGCCGGGCACCAGGGCCGCGCCTGGCTCGACGCCATCGAGTTCCACATCCTGCCGGAATCCGGCGTGCGCCTGGGCAGCCTGTTGTCCGCGCAGATCGACGTCAACACAAGCGTGCCGGTGCAGGACGAGGCCGTGCTGCAAGCTCAGGGCGTGCCGTCGATCGCCCGTTCCAACCCTGGCATTGTCTTCAACCTGACACCCAACGAGTCGCACCCGCCGCTGGACGACGCCAATGTGCGCCGGGCACTGAACAAGGCCATCGACCGCAGCCAGTTGCAGTCGGTGATCTCGCGCTACCAGAAACCGGCCAGCTCGGTACTGGCCAGCAGCACGCCGTATTACCAGGACCTCAGTGCCAGCCTCGCCTTCGATCCCGAAGGTGCCGCCAAGCTGTTGGATGCTGCGGGCTGGGCCAAAGGTGCCGATGGCTGGCGCCAGCGCGATGGCCAGCGCCTGAGCTTCGCCCTCGACTACTGGCAGGCCACCACCCCGGTGCTGGAACTGGTGCAGCAGCAACTGCGCCAGGCTGGCGTGGAGCTGCGCCTGAACAAGTCCACCATTGGCCAGGTGAGCCTGCTGCAGACTTCGCAAAACTACCAGCTGTGGTTCTTCAACCTGACCCGCGCCGACCCGGACGTATTGCGCACCGTGTTCCTCGCCGCAGGTCGCAACGTCAACGTGCGTGGCGCGCTGCCACTGGACCAGGCCCTGCTCGATTCGGCAGCCAGCCTGGATGCGCACAAACGTGGCGAGCTGATCGCTCAAGCCAGCCAGGCGTTACTGGAGCAAGGCCATGTCATTCCGCTGGTGGAGGCTGCAACGGTCACAGCGTTTCGCCATGCCGTGCGCGGCCTGCACTACGAAGCCTCGACTCGTCTGCAGTTTTATGACACCTGGCTGGCACAACCAGAGGCCACCAAACCATGA
- a CDS encoding ABC transporter permease, translating to MTTLTYRHAVPWRLAQALLVLWAAFSLSFVILYALPGDPVAILLAQSGEPGAVDPAKVAELRARYHLDGSLWQQYGGALWRLLQLDLGHSLQSGKPVAQALADALPATLSLAFAALALAVPLGIGLALAAHQVRQRTLQSALHNAPAVVVSLPTFWVGLVLLQLFSFQLHWLPAMGNQGPASLVLPALTLALPCAAMIAQVLGRSLASVSRQPFVQALRSKGLGPWRLLCGHVLHNAAIPLLSLAGTLLGNLLAGAVVTETVFSREGIGRLAQAAVASQDIAVVQGVVLLAAALYVLTNLLTDLFYPLLDPRIGQGGRA from the coding sequence ATGACCACGCTGACTTATCGCCACGCCGTACCGTGGCGGCTGGCCCAGGCACTGCTGGTGCTGTGGGCTGCATTTTCCCTGTCGTTCGTCATCCTCTACGCGTTGCCCGGTGACCCGGTGGCGATCTTGCTGGCACAGAGCGGCGAGCCAGGCGCGGTAGACCCGGCAAAGGTGGCCGAACTGCGCGCTCGCTACCACCTCGATGGCAGCTTGTGGCAACAGTACGGCGGTGCACTCTGGCGCCTGTTGCAGCTGGACTTGGGCCATTCGCTGCAAAGCGGCAAGCCAGTGGCTCAGGCCCTGGCAGACGCGTTGCCCGCCACCTTGTCCCTGGCGTTCGCCGCACTGGCCCTGGCCGTGCCACTGGGCATCGGCTTGGCCCTGGCGGCGCATCAGGTACGCCAGCGCACGTTGCAGAGCGCTTTGCATAACGCCCCGGCCGTGGTGGTGTCGTTGCCGACCTTCTGGGTTGGCCTGGTGCTGTTGCAGCTGTTTTCCTTCCAACTGCACTGGCTGCCGGCCATGGGCAATCAAGGCCCGGCCAGCCTGGTGCTGCCGGCGCTAACCCTGGCCCTGCCTTGTGCGGCGATGATCGCTCAGGTACTGGGACGTTCACTGGCCAGTGTCAGCCGCCAGCCATTCGTCCAGGCATTGCGCAGCAAAGGGCTAGGGCCTTGGCGCTTGTTGTGCGGGCACGTGCTGCACAATGCAGCAATACCGCTGCTGAGCCTGGCCGGCACCTTGCTGGGCAACCTGCTGGCCGGGGCGGTGGTGACCGAAACCGTGTTCTCGCGTGAGGGTATCGGCCGCCTGGCCCAGGCCGCAGTGGCCAGCCAGGACATCGCCGTGGTTCAGGGTGTGGTGTTGCTGGCTGCGGCCTTGTACGTGCTGACCAACTTGCTGACCGACCTGTTCTACCCCCTGCTCGACCCACGTATTGGCCAAGGAGGCCGGGCATGA
- a CDS encoding ABC transporter permease, whose amino-acid sequence MSVKTAYGFVQAKRWPRLPLALSVVLFLLVLGWAFWPELFSRADPLLADPSQALQAPSARHWFGTDHLGRDLYARCVHGAALSLQATSIAVLIALLVGSLLGGIAGWFGGLADRALTVLVEVLMAIPALLLAMAIVTALGFGTLEIAVAVGLSSVAIFARLARGEVLRWRSRSFVEAAQVAGVGSWCNLWRHVLPHAAGPLLALAALEFASAVLAVSALSFLGFGAPPPQPEWGLLIAEGRNYMVVAWWYTTLPGLVVAAVVLATHQLAHGLQQLQGDVR is encoded by the coding sequence ATGAGCGTAAAAACCGCCTATGGCTTTGTACAAGCGAAACGCTGGCCTCGCCTGCCACTGGCATTGAGTGTCGTCCTGTTCCTGCTGGTACTGGGCTGGGCCTTTTGGCCAGAGCTGTTCAGCCGCGCCGACCCGTTGCTGGCCGATCCCAGTCAGGCCTTGCAAGCCCCTTCCGCCCGGCACTGGTTCGGCACCGACCACCTTGGCCGCGACCTGTACGCGCGCTGTGTCCATGGCGCGGCGCTGTCACTGCAGGCGACCAGCATCGCCGTGCTGATCGCTTTGCTGGTCGGCAGTCTGCTGGGTGGCATCGCCGGCTGGTTCGGTGGCCTGGCCGATCGTGCGCTGACAGTGCTGGTGGAGGTGCTGATGGCCATTCCCGCATTGTTGCTGGCGATGGCGATTGTCACGGCGCTGGGCTTCGGCACGCTGGAAATCGCCGTAGCCGTAGGGCTGTCATCCGTGGCCATCTTCGCCCGGCTGGCCCGCGGCGAAGTGCTGCGCTGGCGCAGCCGCAGCTTTGTCGAGGCGGCGCAGGTGGCCGGTGTGGGCAGCTGGTGCAACCTCTGGCGGCATGTGTTGCCGCACGCCGCCGGGCCGCTACTGGCCTTGGCCGCACTGGAGTTCGCCAGTGCCGTGCTGGCTGTGTCGGCGTTGAGCTTTCTCGGCTTTGGCGCACCGCCACCGCAACCGGAGTGGGGCCTGCTGATCGCCGAAGGCCGCAACTACATGGTCGTGGCCTGGTGGTACACCACATTGCCGGGCTTGGTGGTGGCCGCCGTGGTGCTGGCCACTCATCAACTCGCCCATGGGCTGCAACAGTTACAGGGAGATGTGCGATGA